One Polaribacter sp. SA4-12 genomic window carries:
- a CDS encoding ABC transporter substrate-binding protein gives MKKVNLIPILLFLLISISCKKEVVKVDKKVQSESTIKYAKGFDIINDNGTKKLIIKASYQNSDDIFEYEIHNKNSTKNIKYTDLNIEVPIEKIVVTSTTHIPMLELLNEETAIVGFPYSKFVSSEKTRALIDAGKITEVGKETSLNTEILLDLQPELVVGYSISSADKSLTTIQKAGIPVMYNGDWLEETPLGRAEWIKFFGVLFDKEKQADSIFKVIESNYLDAKKIALKSDKKPTILSGAIMSKDIWNLPGGESFVATFFKDANFKYLWKDTKGKGSLSLSFESVFDKGQNADLWLAPAHYTTKEQLIKSNPLYTEFDAFKNDNIYTPISLKGKTGGIIYYELAPTRPDLVLKDLIKIVQPELLKEYEFTFYRKLN, from the coding sequence ATGAAAAAAGTAAATTTAATTCCGATTTTATTATTCTTATTGATCTCTATTTCTTGTAAAAAAGAAGTTGTTAAAGTTGATAAAAAAGTACAATCAGAAAGTACCATTAAATATGCAAAAGGTTTTGACATTATAAATGATAATGGAACAAAAAAACTAATAATAAAAGCTAGTTATCAAAATTCTGATGATATATTTGAATATGAAATTCATAATAAAAATTCTACCAAAAATATTAAGTATACAGACTTAAATATTGAAGTTCCAATTGAAAAAATAGTAGTAACCTCAACAACTCACATACCTATGTTAGAGTTATTGAATGAAGAGACTGCAATTGTTGGTTTTCCATATTCTAAATTTGTTTCTTCAGAAAAAACAAGAGCCTTAATTGATGCAGGAAAAATTACTGAGGTTGGAAAAGAAACTTCTTTAAATACCGAAATTCTATTAGATTTACAACCAGAATTAGTTGTTGGTTATAGTATTTCATCTGCAGATAAATCTTTAACCACCATTCAAAAAGCAGGAATTCCTGTAATGTATAATGGAGATTGGCTAGAAGAAACTCCATTAGGAAGAGCAGAGTGGATTAAGTTTTTTGGCGTTTTATTTGATAAAGAAAAACAAGCTGACAGTATTTTTAAAGTTATAGAAAGTAATTATTTAGACGCTAAAAAAATTGCTTTAAAATCTGATAAAAAACCTACAATTCTTTCTGGTGCTATTATGAGCAAAGATATTTGGAATTTACCAGGAGGTGAAAGTTTTGTTGCTACCTTCTTTAAAGATGCAAACTTTAAGTATCTATGGAAAGATACCAAAGGAAAAGGAAGTTTATCTTTAAGTTTTGAAAGTGTTTTTGATAAAGGACAAAATGCAGATCTTTGGCTTGCTCCTGCTCATTATACAACAAAAGAACAATTGATAAAAAGCAATCCTTTATATACAGAATTCGATGCTTTTAAGAACGATAACATTTATACACCAATAAGTTTAAAAGGTAAAACGGGCGGTATTATTTATTATGAATTAGCTCCTACTAGACCTGATTTAGTCTTAAAAGACTTGATTAAAATTGTACAACCAGAATTACTCAAAGAATATGAATTTACTTTCTACAGAAAATTAAATTAA
- a CDS encoding GMP reductase has product MRIENELKLGFKDVMIRPKRSTLKSRSQVTLEREFTFLHSDVVWKGIPIMAANMDTVGTFEMAETLGKHNLFTAIHKHYSLDEWKEFASKADEKTLKNIAVSTGTGKDDSEKVKQILSEFPQINFICVDVANGYSEHFVDFVKKMRKNHPNKVIIAGNVVTGEMVEELLLAGADIIKVGIGPGSVCTTRVKTGVGYPQLSAIIECADAAHGMGGQIISDGGCKTPGDISKAFGGAADFVMLGGMLAGHTESGGKLIEKDGEKFKIFYGMSSETAMTKHVGGVANYRASEGKTVEIPFRGNVDDTIIDILGGIRSTCTYVGASRLKNLTKRTTFIRVQEQENQVYTK; this is encoded by the coding sequence ATGAGAATAGAAAATGAGTTAAAATTAGGTTTTAAAGATGTTATGATTCGCCCAAAACGATCTACATTAAAATCTCGTTCACAAGTAACTTTAGAAAGAGAATTTACTTTTTTACATAGTGATGTTGTTTGGAAAGGAATACCGATTATGGCTGCAAACATGGATACTGTTGGTACTTTTGAAATGGCAGAAACTTTAGGGAAACACAATCTTTTTACAGCAATTCATAAACATTATTCTTTGGATGAATGGAAAGAATTTGCATCAAAAGCTGATGAAAAAACATTAAAGAATATTGCTGTAAGTACAGGAACAGGTAAAGATGATTCAGAAAAAGTAAAACAAATTTTATCTGAATTCCCTCAAATAAATTTTATTTGTGTTGATGTTGCTAACGGATACTCAGAACATTTTGTAGATTTTGTCAAAAAAATGCGTAAAAACCATCCAAATAAAGTAATTATTGCTGGTAATGTTGTTACAGGAGAAATGGTGGAAGAATTATTATTAGCAGGTGCAGATATCATTAAAGTTGGTATTGGTCCAGGTTCTGTTTGCACAACTCGTGTAAAAACAGGCGTTGGTTATCCACAATTATCTGCAATTATAGAATGTGCAGATGCAGCTCACGGTATGGGAGGGCAAATTATTTCTGATGGTGGTTGTAAAACTCCTGGAGATATCTCTAAAGCTTTTGGTGGAGCTGCAGATTTTGTTATGCTTGGAGGAATGCTTGCTGGTCACACAGAAAGTGGTGGGAAATTGATTGAAAAAGATGGAGAGAAATTCAAAATTTTCTACGGAATGAGTTCAGAAACAGCAATGACAAAACATGTTGGTGGTGTTGCAAATTACAGAGCATCCGAAGGAAAAACTGTTGAAATTCCTTTTAGAGGAAATGTAGATGATACCATTATAGATATTTTAGGAGGAATTAGGTCTACATGTACTTATGTTGGAGCTAGTAGATTAAAAAACTTAACAAAAAGAACCACTTTTATTAGAGTTCAAGAACAAGAAAATCAAGTGTATACGAAATGA
- a CDS encoding ABC transporter substrate-binding protein, giving the protein MKHILSLLIISSFFFSCQNKSDQKTVNKSVKSTIKYAKGFDIVTIGNQKKLIIKKPYQNAKHEFTYLLGNKTDLSKNELKIPIKNIVVTSTTHIAMLEQIGTENFLKGFPQTNFISSEKTRKRIADSKIIELGNEQTINTERLIELAPELVIGFGLNGNNKSYKTIERNGIPVIYNGDWLEETALGRAEWVKFFGVLFNKEKEADSLFNIIENNYLAVKKIALKGGGFPSIISGNLFKDTWYMPAGESFIATYFKDANTNYLWKNTKGNGSLPLSIESVLDKGKDATFWIGCGLFENKEDMLRSNQYYNSFTAFKEKEIYTYATKKGATGGLIYFEKSPTRPDLVLKDIIKITNPDLLPNYTLTFFEKMN; this is encoded by the coding sequence ATGAAACACATTTTATCGCTCTTAATTATAAGTAGTTTCTTTTTTTCTTGTCAAAATAAGTCGGATCAAAAAACAGTAAATAAATCTGTAAAAAGCACCATAAAATATGCTAAAGGATTTGATATCGTTACAATTGGTAATCAAAAAAAATTAATCATTAAAAAACCTTATCAAAACGCGAAACACGAATTTACATACCTACTTGGTAATAAAACAGATCTTAGTAAAAATGAATTGAAAATACCAATTAAAAACATTGTGGTAACAAGTACTACACACATAGCAATGTTAGAACAAATTGGTACTGAAAATTTTTTAAAAGGATTTCCACAAACAAATTTTATTTCATCAGAAAAAACAAGAAAACGAATTGCAGATAGCAAAATCATAGAACTTGGTAATGAACAAACTATTAATACAGAAAGGTTAATAGAATTAGCTCCTGAGCTTGTAATTGGTTTTGGGTTAAATGGAAATAATAAATCATATAAAACAATTGAGAGAAACGGAATTCCTGTTATTTACAACGGAGATTGGCTAGAAGAAACAGCATTAGGACGCGCAGAATGGGTAAAGTTTTTTGGTGTTTTATTTAACAAAGAAAAAGAAGCTGATAGCCTTTTTAATATTATTGAAAACAATTATTTAGCTGTTAAAAAAATAGCTTTAAAAGGGGGGGGATTTCCTTCAATTATATCTGGAAATTTATTTAAAGACACTTGGTATATGCCTGCTGGAGAAAGCTTTATTGCTACCTATTTTAAAGATGCAAATACAAACTACTTATGGAAAAACACGAAAGGAAATGGTAGTTTACCTTTAAGTATTGAAAGCGTTTTAGACAAAGGAAAAGATGCTACATTCTGGATTGGTTGTGGTTTATTTGAGAATAAAGAAGACATGTTAAGGTCTAACCAATATTACAATTCATTTACTGCTTTTAAAGAAAAAGAAATTTACACATATGCAACAAAAAAAGGAGCAACTGGAGGTCTTATTTATTTTGAAAAATCTCCAACAAGACCCGATTTGGTTTTAAAAGACATTATTAAAATTACAAATCCAGATTTGTTGCCTAATTACACCTTGACTTTCTTTGAGAAAATGAATTAG
- the cobC gene encoding alpha-ribazole phosphatase yields MEIILIRHTTPKIAKGICYGQADLDITDTFLEEIKPIIKEVSVNNDEIIYYSSPLKRCKKLAEKLSNKVIFDDRLKELDFGDWELQNWNDINKEELDHWMNNFVKVATTNGESYLDLHARTTDFLLDIAKQKHKKVVIITHAGVIRSLYSFIKKTSLEKSFDLKLQYSQVLEIKY; encoded by the coding sequence ATGGAAATTATACTAATTAGACACACAACTCCTAAAATAGCAAAAGGAATTTGTTATGGACAGGCTGACCTTGATATTACTGATACTTTTTTAGAGGAAATAAAACCTATTATTAAGGAGGTATCTGTAAATAATGATGAAATCATTTACTATAGTAGTCCACTTAAAAGATGTAAAAAACTAGCAGAAAAGCTTTCAAATAAAGTCATTTTTGATGATCGCCTAAAAGAGTTAGATTTTGGAGATTGGGAGTTACAAAATTGGAACGATATCAATAAAGAAGAATTAGATCATTGGATGAATAACTTTGTAAAGGTCGCCACTACAAATGGAGAATCTTATTTAGATTTACATGCCAGAACTACTGATTTCTTATTAGATATAGCCAAACAAAAGCATAAAAAAGTTGTTATTATAACGCATGCTGGTGTTATTAGAAGCTTATATTCTTTTATCAAAAAAACTTCATTAGAAAAATCCTTTGATTTAAAATTACAATATTCACAGGTTTTAGAAATAAAATATTAA
- a CDS encoding adenosylcobinamide-GDP ribazoletransferase, whose protein sequence is MKKEIHYFLTAILFFTRIPCPKWVNHSSETLNKSNRYFSLVGILVGSIAALVYYISTFLFTIEIAIALSMIASVWTTGAFHEDGFADSCDGFGGGWTKEKILIIMKDSRLGTFGVIGLFSILILKFLAIEALSVSTINIPLLIISGHAISRFIATILLYTHPYVRDIDSSKIKPTTTQMSPKSLAISFFFGILPLLFFKNYWVFLSLLPLLISYWYLGGFFKKWIGGQTGDCAGALQQVAEVVFYLFILVLWKLY, encoded by the coding sequence ATGAAAAAAGAAATCCATTATTTTTTAACTGCAATACTTTTCTTTACAAGGATACCTTGTCCTAAATGGGTAAATCATTCGTCAGAAACACTAAATAAAAGTAATAGATATTTTTCTTTAGTTGGTATTTTAGTAGGATCAATTGCTGCTCTTGTTTATTACATATCAACGTTTCTTTTTACTATAGAAATTGCTATTGCATTAAGTATGATTGCTTCTGTTTGGACAACCGGAGCTTTTCATGAAGATGGTTTTGCAGATAGTTGCGATGGTTTTGGTGGTGGTTGGACCAAAGAAAAAATTTTAATAATAATGAAAGATTCTAGATTAGGAACTTTTGGTGTTATTGGGTTATTTTCTATTCTGATTTTAAAATTTTTAGCAATAGAAGCATTAAGCGTTTCTACTATAAATATTCCACTCCTTATTATTTCTGGTCATGCAATTAGTCGTTTTATAGCTACTATCCTACTCTACACACATCCTTATGTTAGAGATATTGATAGTTCTAAAATAAAACCAACAACAACTCAAATGAGTCCAAAATCTTTAGCAATTTCTTTCTTTTTTGGAATTTTACCACTTTTATTTTTTAAAAATTATTGGGTTTTTCTAAGCCTTTTACCATTATTAATATCGTATTGGTATTTAGGAGGCTTTTTTAAGAAATGGATTGGTGGTCAAACTGGTGATTGTGCTGGTGCTTTACAGCAAGTTGCTGAAGTTGTTTTTTATCTTTTTATACTTGTTTTATGGAAATTATACTAA
- the cobT gene encoding nicotinate-nucleotide--dimethylbenzimidazole phosphoribosyltransferase has protein sequence MTSTIKPLCKEIQIALQKKIDFKTKPLGSLGLLETIAIKIGSIQNTLTPKITEPTIVVFAGDHGITKTKGVSPYPQEVTQQMVFNFLNGGAAINVFCKQNSINLKIVDAGVNVDFDQNNELISAKIAKGTKDFSLEKAMTTEQCNSTLEKGKEIVNTLFHKNCNTIGFGEMGIGNTSSAALLMSYFTAINIEDCVGKGTGLDDKGLQQKKTILKEVYQKHIKNIDSPTEALATFGGFEIVMIAGAILEAAALKMTILIDGFIVTSALLAANAIDKNVLDYCVFTHTSGEQGHQKVLDFLKVKPVLNLGLRLGEGTGAAVAFPIIKSSVQFLNEMATFESANVSEA, from the coding sequence ATGACTTCAACAATTAAACCTCTTTGTAAAGAAATACAAATAGCACTTCAAAAAAAAATAGATTTTAAAACAAAACCTTTAGGTTCTTTAGGACTTTTAGAAACTATTGCAATTAAAATAGGAAGCATACAAAACACACTAACTCCAAAAATTACAGAACCAACAATTGTTGTGTTTGCAGGAGATCATGGAATTACAAAAACGAAAGGTGTAAGCCCATATCCACAAGAAGTAACACAACAAATGGTGTTCAATTTTTTAAATGGTGGCGCAGCAATTAATGTTTTTTGCAAACAAAATAGTATCAATTTAAAAATTGTTGATGCCGGTGTAAATGTCGATTTTGATCAAAATAATGAATTAATTTCAGCAAAAATTGCAAAGGGAACAAAGGATTTTTCTTTAGAAAAAGCCATGACAACTGAGCAATGTAATTCAACCTTAGAAAAAGGAAAAGAAATTGTAAATACATTGTTTCATAAAAACTGTAATACGATTGGTTTTGGTGAAATGGGAATTGGAAATACTTCTTCTGCTGCACTTTTAATGAGTTATTTTACAGCAATTAATATTGAAGATTGTGTTGGAAAAGGAACTGGATTAGATGATAAAGGTCTTCAACAAAAAAAGACAATTTTAAAAGAGGTTTACCAAAAACATATAAAAAATATAGACTCGCCAACAGAAGCACTCGCAACTTTTGGTGGTTTCGAAATTGTAATGATTGCTGGCGCTATTTTAGAAGCTGCTGCTTTAAAAATGACTATTTTAATAGATGGTTTTATTGTTACATCTGCATTATTAGCGGCAAATGCTATTGATAAAAATGTATTAGATTATTGTGTTTTTACGCATACATCTGGTGAACAAGGACATCAAAAAGTATTAGATTTTCTAAAGGTAAAACCTGTTTTAAATTTAGGTTTACGTTTGGGAGAAGGTACTGGTGCTGCAGTTGCATTTCCTATTATAAAATCTTCTGTTCAATTTTTAAATGAAATGGCAACTTTTGAAAGTGCTAATGTAAGTGAAGCTTAA
- a CDS encoding bifunctional adenosylcobinamide kinase/adenosylcobinamide-phosphate guanylyltransferase, with the protein MIHYISGGERSGKSSFAQKMAEDISKNPYYLATSRIWDEDFKARVKRHISDRDERWTTIEEEKNISAVIPDKATVVIDCVTLWLTNFYVDTKYDIEECLKLAKIEIEKLVEIDANIIIISNEIGMGLHATTESGRKFTELQGWVNQFIANKANKATFMVSGLPLKLK; encoded by the coding sequence ATGATTCATTATATTTCTGGAGGAGAACGTTCTGGCAAAAGTAGTTTTGCTCAAAAAATGGCGGAAGACATTTCTAAAAATCCTTATTATTTGGCAACTTCTAGAATTTGGGACGAAGACTTTAAAGCAAGAGTAAAAAGACATATTTCTGATAGAGATGAACGCTGGACAACCATTGAAGAAGAAAAAAATATTAGTGCAGTTATTCCTGATAAAGCAACTGTAGTTATAGACTGTGTTACTTTGTGGCTAACAAATTTTTATGTTGACACAAAATATGATATTGAAGAATGTTTAAAACTAGCCAAAATAGAAATAGAAAAATTAGTAGAAATAGATGCCAACATCATCATTATTTCTAACGAAATAGGCATGGGATTACATGCTACAACCGAATCTGGTAGAAAGTTTACAGAACTACAAGGTTGGGTAAATCAATTTATTGCAAACAAAGCCAACAAAGCCACTTTTATGGTTTCTGGATTACCTCTAAAATTAAAATAA